TTACTTTTAAAGGAAAAGAAGTTCAATTAATTGGTATGCCACCTAAGGTTGGCGATGAAATGCCTAATTTTACAGTTTTAGACAAAAATAAGCAAGAAGCTACTAAAGATAGTTTATTAGGTAAAAATACTTTGATCAGTGTTGTACCAGATATCAACACACCTGTCTGCAGCATTCAAACTAAAACTTTTAACCAAACAATGGATCAGTTTCCTGACGTTAACTTTTTAACTATTTCAACTAATACCATCAAAGACCAGCAAAATTGGTGTGCGGCTGAAGGTATTAAAAATATGCAATTAATGTCTGATGAAAAATTATCTTTTGGTAAAGCTACTGGCTTACTAATACCAGAATCTGGAATACTAGCACGCAGTGTGTGGATTCTTGAGCCTAACGGTAAAATCGTTTATCGTGAAATTGTTGATGAAATTACTCATGAGCCCGATTATAATACTGCTGTAAATGAATTAAAAAAGTTGCTGTAAAATTTAAAAAAGATTGCCTCAGTATATACACATATGCTAAGGTAATCTTTTTTTCTACCCAAAGTCAAGTATTATCAATGATTTAAGAAAATAAATTTACTTGTTTTAATGATGCGAATAAGGTTAAAGCAAATAAGAGTTTAAATTTAAGAAAAAGCGAAAGTACCACAAATAAGCCTATGAATACTTGTAGTTTTTCCATAGGTTGCTTATACTTAAGTTGATTATTTGATTTCAGCTAAAGTCTTTTATTTTTGGTGGCTATGTTGTAATCATATAATTGATCATGTTTGATAAGAGCAAACATTGTGCGTATCAGTTTATGGACTGATGCAATGGCGATTTTCTTATAGCCTTGGCTATTTGAAGATCGTTTTTTCTTGTCATAATAATCAGTTATATGGCAAGGCTGCGTAGCCTTTACCGTCTCCATTTGAATAATAACTCGATAAAGTATTTTTCTG
This is a stretch of genomic DNA from Lactobacillus crispatus. It encodes these proteins:
- the tpx gene encoding thiol peroxidase; protein product: MKVTFKGKEVQLIGMPPKVGDEMPNFTVLDKNKQEATKDSLLGKNTLISVVPDINTPVCSIQTKTFNQTMDQFPDVNFLTISTNTIKDQQNWCAAEGIKNMQLMSDEKLSFGKATGLLIPESGILARSVWILEPNGKIVYREIVDEITHEPDYNTAVNELKKLL